From a region of the Coffea arabica cultivar ET-39 chromosome 3e, Coffea Arabica ET-39 HiFi, whole genome shotgun sequence genome:
- the LOC113734246 gene encoding bet1-like SNARE 1-2 isoform X3 gives MSHRRDQRSSRAALFDDIEEGGLRASSSRDVDEHGNEKAIESLQDRVSFLKRLTGDVHEEVESHNRLLGRMGNDMDASRGIMSGTIARFKMGSIPLSIWISWIVFTNI, from the exons TCAAAGATCCTCCAGGGCTGCTCTGTTTGATGACATTGAAGAGGGTGGTCTTAGGGCCTCCTCTTCTCGAGATGTCGATGAGCATGGCAATGAAAAAGCTATTGAGAGCTTACAGGATCGAGTCAGCTTTTTGAAAAGA CTTACTGGTGATGTACATGAGGAGGTGGAAAGTCATAACCGCCTCCTGGGCCGAATG GGAAATGATATGGATGCATCAAGAGGAATCATGTCTGGAACCATTGCTCGTTTCAAAATG GGTTCTATTCCACTATCTATATGGATAAGCTGGATTGTTTTTACCAATATCTAG
- the LOC113734246 gene encoding bet1-like SNARE 1-2 isoform X2, whose product MSHRRDQRSSRAALFDDIEEGGLRASSSRDVDEHGNEKAIESLQDRVSFLKRLTGDVHEEVESHNRLLGRMGNDMDASRGIMSGTIARFKMVFEKKSSRRMCKLVGSIPLSIWISWIVFTNI is encoded by the exons TCAAAGATCCTCCAGGGCTGCTCTGTTTGATGACATTGAAGAGGGTGGTCTTAGGGCCTCCTCTTCTCGAGATGTCGATGAGCATGGCAATGAAAAAGCTATTGAGAGCTTACAGGATCGAGTCAGCTTTTTGAAAAGA CTTACTGGTGATGTACATGAGGAGGTGGAAAGTCATAACCGCCTCCTGGGCCGAATG GGAAATGATATGGATGCATCAAGAGGAATCATGTCTGGAACCATTGCTCGTTTCAAAATG GTGTTTGAGAAGAAATCAAGTCGAAGAATGTGCAAACTCGTA GGTTCTATTCCACTATCTATATGGATAAGCTGGATTGTTTTTACCAATATCTAG
- the LOC113734246 gene encoding bet1-like SNARE 1-2 isoform X1, which produces MSHRRDQRSSRAALFDDIEEGGLRASSSRDVDEHGNEKAIESLQDRVSFLKRLTGDVHEEVESHNRLLGRMGNDMDASRGIMSGTIARFKMVFEKKSSRRMCKLVVCFVVSFLVICYMLRVLFHYLYG; this is translated from the exons TCAAAGATCCTCCAGGGCTGCTCTGTTTGATGACATTGAAGAGGGTGGTCTTAGGGCCTCCTCTTCTCGAGATGTCGATGAGCATGGCAATGAAAAAGCTATTGAGAGCTTACAGGATCGAGTCAGCTTTTTGAAAAGA CTTACTGGTGATGTACATGAGGAGGTGGAAAGTCATAACCGCCTCCTGGGCCGAATG GGAAATGATATGGATGCATCAAGAGGAATCATGTCTGGAACCATTGCTCGTTTCAAAATG GTGTTTGAGAAGAAATCAAGTCGAAGAATGTGCAAACTCGTAGTATGTTTCgtggtttcttttcttgtaatctGCTATATGCTTAG GGTTCTATTCCACTATCTATATGGATAA